The Campylobacter concisus genome has a window encoding:
- a CDS encoding aspartate-semialdehyde dehydrogenase: MRKFNVAVVGATGAVGEELFRVMEEVDFPVGELLPLASAKSVGMEIEFKGKHYKVKELTEKVFSEHEIDIAFFSAGGSVSEKFAKFAADSGAVVIDNTSHFRMDKDIPLVVPECNPSDIAMWKNRGIIANPNCSTIQMVQILKPLNDAFGINRVDVSTYQAASGAGKEGMEELVVQMQKFFEFKLDECEPKVFAHRLALNVIPHIDVFLDNDYTKEEMKMVNETQKILHKDIEVSATCVRVPVLRSHSEAITIHFDKDVSADAAREVLSKAPSVVVVDNPAKKEYPMPTISSDTNETYVGRIRVDNFRSNVLHLWCSADQIRVGAATNAVRIAQKWISMQE, from the coding sequence ATGAGAAAATTTAACGTAGCGGTCGTTGGTGCTACTGGTGCGGTCGGCGAAGAGCTTTTTAGAGTTATGGAGGAGGTTGATTTCCCAGTTGGTGAGCTTTTGCCACTTGCAAGCGCAAAGAGCGTTGGCATGGAGATCGAATTTAAGGGCAAACACTACAAAGTAAAAGAGCTAACCGAGAAAGTTTTTAGCGAGCACGAGATTGATATCGCATTTTTTAGTGCAGGCGGCTCAGTTTCAGAGAAATTTGCTAAATTTGCAGCTGACAGCGGCGCAGTTGTCATCGATAATACCAGCCATTTTAGGATGGATAAAGATATCCCGTTAGTCGTGCCTGAGTGCAACCCAAGTGACATTGCCATGTGGAAAAACCGCGGCATCATCGCTAATCCAAACTGCTCAACCATCCAAATGGTGCAAATTTTAAAGCCACTAAATGACGCTTTTGGCATCAATAGGGTCGATGTTTCTACCTATCAAGCAGCAAGTGGCGCTGGCAAAGAGGGCATGGAGGAGCTTGTTGTTCAGATGCAAAAGTTTTTTGAATTTAAGCTTGATGAGTGCGAGCCAAAGGTCTTTGCACACCGCCTAGCGTTAAACGTGATCCCACACATCGACGTTTTTTTGGATAACGACTATACAAAAGAAGAGATGAAAATGGTCAATGAAACGCAAAAGATTCTTCACAAAGATATCGAAGTGAGCGCGACATGTGTGCGTGTGCCAGTGCTTAGAAGCCACTCTGAGGCGATCACTATCCATTTTGACAAAGACGTGAGCGCAGATGCGGCAAGAGAGGTTTTAAGCAAAGCTCCAAGTGTCGTCGTAGTCGATAATCCGGCTAAAAAAGAGTATCCGATGCCTACTATCTCAAGCGATACAAACGAGACTTACGTTGGCAGGATCAGGGTTGATAACTTTAGATCAAATGTGCTTCACCTTTGGTGCAGTGCCGATCAGATCCGCGTTGGAGCTGCGACAAATGCCGTCAGGATCGCACAAAAATGGATATCGATGCAGGAGTAG
- a CDS encoding sigma-54-dependent transcriptional regulator, whose product MNIVIVEDDINMRKSLEIALGEYDELKIKSYKSAVEALKKMSDDTDLIITDINMPQMDGLEFIKELNGKFDVIIMTGNATLNKAIESVRLGVKDFLTKPFDVSTLYEAIKRVEALKQKTPKSIKKVETKSENNGFLATSKALEATLNIALKAARTDASVMLSGESGVGKEVFAKFIHANSPRKDAAFIALNMAAIPENLIESELFGFEKGAFTDAATTKKGQFELANGGTLFLDEIGEMPINLQPKLLRALQEREITRLGATKSEKIDVRIICATNANLELAMKEGRFREDLFYRLNTIPLFIPPLRERKDEILPIAQDALDKCFKEYGFEAKNFSKAAKEELLGYDYPGNIRELISVVQRAAILSEGDEILPKDLFLQARSKK is encoded by the coding sequence ATGAATATCGTCATAGTAGAAGATGACATCAATATGCGAAAGTCGCTTGAGATCGCGCTTGGCGAGTACGACGAGCTAAAGATCAAGAGCTATAAGAGCGCAGTTGAGGCTCTAAAAAAGATGAGCGACGACACTGATCTAATAATCACCGACATAAACATGCCACAAATGGACGGACTTGAGTTCATTAAAGAGCTAAACGGCAAATTTGACGTCATCATAATGACTGGAAACGCCACACTTAATAAGGCGATCGAGAGCGTTAGGCTCGGTGTGAAGGACTTTTTAACCAAGCCATTTGACGTCTCAACGCTATATGAGGCGATAAAAAGGGTAGAGGCGCTAAAACAAAAAACCCCAAAAAGCATAAAAAAAGTTGAAACTAAAAGCGAAAATAACGGCTTTTTAGCCACTTCAAAGGCGCTTGAAGCTACGCTAAATATCGCACTAAAAGCTGCAAGAACTGACGCCTCAGTCATGCTTAGTGGTGAAAGTGGCGTTGGTAAGGAGGTCTTTGCTAAATTTATCCACGCAAACTCACCTAGAAAAGATGCGGCATTTATCGCTTTAAATATGGCTGCGATACCTGAAAATTTGATAGAAAGTGAGCTTTTTGGCTTTGAAAAGGGCGCATTTACTGACGCAGCTACTACCAAAAAAGGGCAGTTTGAGCTGGCAAATGGCGGAACGCTATTTTTAGATGAGATCGGCGAGATGCCTATAAATTTACAGCCAAAATTGCTTCGTGCCCTGCAGGAGCGTGAGATAACAAGGCTTGGCGCTACAAAGAGCGAAAAGATAGACGTTCGCATCATCTGCGCTACAAATGCAAATTTAGAGCTTGCGATGAAAGAGGGCAGGTTTAGAGAGGATCTTTTCTACCGCCTAAACACGATCCCGCTTTTCATCCCGCCACTTCGCGAGCGAAAGGATGAAATTTTGCCTATCGCGCAGGATGCTTTGGACAAATGCTTCAAAGAGTATGGCTTTGAGGCTAAAAATTTCTCAAAAGCAGCCAAAGAGGAGCTTTTGGGCTATGACTATCCAGGCAACATAAGGGAGCTCATCTCGGTCGTGCAGCGTGCGGCGATACTAAGCGAGGGCGATGAAATTTTGCCAAAAGATCTATTTTTGCAAGCGAGAAGTAAAAAATAG
- a CDS encoding LPP20 family lipoprotein, whose translation MKVKILSFALMIAIFGGCSFNGFMGEPTSTSNRNVVIQKVDKDDLREVMKKEKMIYDSAPRETTFRATGEGIAPLNSLSYAQSVTLAKRAAMADAYSQLAGKLYGVKINAEDTVRDAMLNDSSITSKVQGLVKNARIVNENFKDGLYKVNMELKIDEDKWREVFSY comes from the coding sequence ATGAAGGTTAAAATTTTATCTTTTGCTTTGATGATTGCTATTTTTGGCGGCTGCTCATTTAACGGCTTTATGGGCGAGCCAACTAGCACATCAAACCGCAACGTAGTCATCCAAAAGGTCGATAAAGACGATCTTAGAGAGGTGATGAAAAAAGAGAAGATGATATATGATAGCGCTCCAAGAGAGACCACTTTTAGAGCCACAGGCGAGGGTATAGCTCCGCTAAATTCGCTCTCATATGCTCAGTCAGTCACTCTTGCAAAAAGAGCGGCGATGGCTGATGCTTATTCTCAGCTTGCAGGCAAGCTTTACGGCGTAAAGATCAATGCTGAAGACACCGTAAGAGATGCGATGCTAAACGACTCATCTATCACTTCAAAGGTTCAAGGTCTTGTCAAAAACGCAAGGATCGTGAATGAAAATTTCAAAGACGGGCTTTATAAGGTAAATATGGAGCTTAAGATAGACGAAGATAAGTGGCGAGAAGTCTTTTCTTACTAA